A stretch of the Camarhynchus parvulus chromosome 4, STF_HiC, whole genome shotgun sequence genome encodes the following:
- the PRDM8 gene encoding LOW QUALITY PROTEIN: PR domain zinc finger protein 8 (The sequence of the model RefSeq protein was modified relative to this genomic sequence to represent the inferred CDS: deleted 2 bases in 1 codon) codes for MEDAGVQRGIWDGDAKTVQQCLTDIFTSVYTTCDIPENAIFGPCVLSHTSLYDSIAFIALKSTDKRTVPYIFRVDTSAANGSSEGLMWLRLVQSAREREEQNLEAYIKSGQLFYRSLRRIAKDEELLVWYGKELTELLLLGPARAPARTNGSPPFACPECSQRFQFELPFAAHLRFRCPKRLHGPDIGPAAEAAAAKDGAGKEQEPGKFGKPGGPPHHPFSGPDGGPAASTKPSTDFHNLARELENSRGGRAGSPGRPPPPEGGPEAAAGKAKRRFPEEEERGPGAARGRFPAERPGLPAAPKEEPGCAPQQQYRAAGSYCGLEEGGRLFAPPSPETGEAKRSAFVEVKKAARGPEPDGGPEEGPERGSPGAGGAEPGLCPRGGAGGPLAARLDGGSPARGSAFSTVPQLGPGPGGPAGGGGGADERKSAFSQPARSFPHVPPLVLGPKLGGWEPCPDGAAAPARLYAAEALAAKLPGGGEAAGGGGGGGLPKQSPFLYTTAFWPKSSAAAAVAAAAAGPLQLQLPSALTLLPPSFTSLCLPAQNWCAKCNASFRMTSDLVYHMRSHHKKEYALEPLVKRRREEKLKCPICNESFRERHHLSRHMTSHN; via the exons ATGGAGGACGCCGGCGTCCAGCGGGGAATATGGGACGGGGATGCCAAGACGGTCCAGCAGTGCTTGACTGACATTTTCACCAGCGTTTACACCACCTGCGACATCCCGGAAAATGCCATTTTCGGCCCCTGCGTCCTGAGCCACACGTCCTTGTATGACAGCATCGCCTTTATCGCCCTCAAGTCCACCGACAAGCGCACCGTCCCCTACATATTCCGG GTGGACACGTCGGCGGCCAACGGCTCGTCGGAGGGGCTGATGTGGCTGCGGCTGGTGCAGTCGGCGCGGGAGCGGGAGGAGCAGAACCTGGAGGCCTACATCAAGAGCGGGCAGCTCTTTTATCGCTCCCTACGCCGCATCGCCAAGGacgaggagctgctggtgtggtACGGCAAGGAGCTCaccgagctgctgctgctcggcccggcccgggccccCGCCCGCACCAACG GCTCGCCGCCCTTCGCCTGCCCCGAGTGCAGCCAGCGCTTCCAGTTCGAACTACCCTTCGCCGCACACCTCCGGTTCCGCTGCCCTAAGAGGCTGCACGGCCCCGACATCGGCCCCGCCGCCGAGGCCGCCGCCGCCAAGGACGGCGCCGGCAAGGAGCAGGAGCCCGGCAAGTTCGGGAAGCCCGGCGGGCCGCCGCACCACCCCTTTTCCGGGCCTGacggcggccccgccgccagcACCAAGCCCTCCACGGACTTCCACAACCTGGCGCGGGAGCTGGAGAACTCCCGTGGCGGGCGCGCCGGCTCCCcggggcggccgccgccccccgaGGGCGGCCCTGAGGCGGCGGCCGGGAAGGCGAAGCGGCGCTTccccgaggaggaggagcgcgggcccggcgcggcgcggggccgcTTCCCGGCGGAgcggccggggctgccggcGGCGCCCAAGGAGGAGCCGGGCTGCGCCCCACAGCAGCAGTACCGCGCCGCGGGCTCCTACTGCGGGCTGGAGGAGGGCGGGCGCCTCTTCGCACCGCCCAGCCCGGAGACCGGCGAGGCCAAGCGCAGCGCCTTCGTGGAGGTGAAGAAGGCGGCCCGCGGCCCCGAGCCCGACGGCGGCCCCGAAGAGGGCCCGGAGCGCGGCTCGCCAGGCGCGGGCGGCGcggagccggggctgtgcccccgcggcggcgcggggggccCGCTGGCCGCCCGCCTGGACGGCGGCAGCCCGGCGCGGGGGAGCGCCTTCAGCACGGTGCCGCAGCTCGGGCCTGGCCCTGGCGGGcccgccggcggcggcggcggcgccgacGAGAGGAAAAGCGCCTTCTCGCAGCCCGCCCGCTCCTTCCCGCACGTCCCGCCGCTGGTGCTGGGTCCCAAACTGGGGGGCTGG GAGCCCTGCCCCGacggcgccgccgcccccgcccgcctgTACGCCGCCGAGGCGCTGGCCGCCAAGCTGCCGGgcggcggggaggcggcgggcggcggcggcggcggggggctgCCCAAGCAGAGCCCCTTCCTCTACACCACGGCCTTCTGGCCCAAGagctcggcggcggcggcggtggcggcggcggcggcggggccgctgcagctgcagctgccgtCGGCGCTGACGCTGCTGCCGCCGTCGTTCACCTCGCTGTGCCTGCCGGCTCAGAACTGGTGCGCCAAGTGCAACGCGTCCTTCCGCATGACCTCAGACCTGGTCTACCACATGCGCTCTCACCACAAGAAGGAATACGCGCTGGAGCCCCTCGTCAAGCGCCGCCGCGAGGAGAAGCTCAAGTGCCCCATCTGCAACGAGTCCTTCCGCGAGCGCCACCACCTCTCCCGCCACATGACCTCCCACAACTAG